TCTCTCTGCTCACCAGCACCCACAGTAGCTGGAGGAATTCAGCCTTTCAGGGTTTAGTTTAGTATAACTAGCCTGAAGTTCTGCAGCCTGGATTACATAATTCTTGATGGAAAGTCCTGAATCTTGTCTTTTTAACATTAACAGCAAACAAAGATAACCTGCCTGAATTAACAGTGACTCAGAAGAACAAGCTGAAACACTTGACGATTGTAAGCCTGGCTTCCAGAATGAAGGTAAAGTACACTGTGTATGATAGCAGTTGtcttcttgtttggttttggttttgaaaatggcATCAATTCCACAGCATTGAAGTTGTATCGGACTGCATGAGTACTCATGAAAAATCCTGCAACTAGGAAAGTACCTGTAATGTACAGTGTCCTCTCATGGGGCATTTGGGACATTAACTTAATGGACTTCCATGGATGAGATGTGGGGGTGTCTGAACTGCCGTGCAAATTGGTCAGGAAGGCCTGGGAAACTTTGTATGGCTTCTTTCACTGCTGGAAATGTAGAATCATTCTTAAAAACACTGACTTTTTGTTCAGAGAAAACTAAGCAATACTCTTAATTTCTTCTACAATCCcattacctttttttcctccagaatgtGCTATGCCAAAGCTTCAGGAATTACCAAGGTTGTGTCAGAATACTATGTAGCCTAGTAGCAGGTGTTTGTTCTGCCACAATGAGTTACTGCTGTATTTGCAGGTTAAAGTATAGGATACAATAAACATTTGTGTCTTGACCTTCTGAGACTTAGCTGTTCATTTTGGCTCTAGGACTGTTAACTTATTCTTGGACTTGCTGTTTTTAGTGCATTCCTTATTCTGTGTTGCTGAAGGACCTGGATATGAGGAATCTGAGGGAGTTGGAAGATCTGATTATTGAAGCAGTTTATACAGATATTATCCAGGGGAAGTTGGATCAACGAAACCAGGTGCTAGAGGTGGATTTTTGTATTGGCAGAGACATTCAGAAGAAAGACATCAGTAACATTGTCAAAACGCTCCAGGAATGGTAAGTCAGTCTCTCCACCTTCCTTGTACATAGCTTgtcctatttttttcttattcctcaaAGTTTCAAGTGCTGGATCAATTTCACCATGTTCCATTAATCAGGAGTCTTATGTTGTAAGTAGGCACTTGGAGGAGGAGTCTATTGGGCAAGTTTTCCAAGATTCCATCTAGGGTTCGATTTGTGTTACATATCAAGCCAAACTATACCAGGTCTTGAGATTCTGCTCTCACTCTATGTAATTTTTACATGGCAGAACCCTAGCAAGGAGTCAAGGCCTTTACAAACAGACGTGCCAAACTGGACTCATGGTCTTATGGTGGGAGCCACTCCCCTTTCTGCTGTTATACTTGATAAGGGAAACAGAACTGTCTGttacttttcagcctttttcacTGTGATGAGAACTGCATGGGCTAATTCTAGAGAACCACAGTTCTTTGGAGGGGATGTCTCTTCAAGTTTGAAGTTTCAGATGcctttgtttgccttttctttgttcCTGCAAATGCAGGCTGCATGCAACCATGTTGGGACTGTGGTACTATCTTTTTGTACCTTTGCCAGGAAGCTGCTTCTCATCTTTGTGGGATTCCCTTCTCACCCAAATTCCGCTGTAGACTGTGGAGCTGTGGCAGGTTCTGAGCTGACTGGGAAGTGCTTCCTAGTTGCTGTGGTAATGAGTGCATGAAAAGTAATTAAACTGCTGGGAAAATATGCTGTCCTGAGGTGGGGGCAGGTTTTTTGCTTCTCTACTCCAACTCCCTCAATCCCCTCACGGCGGGAGGGCTCTGGCAGCTTCCAGGGCCTTACAGCATTGTTTGGAAGGTTAACAATGAACCCACTGCCAATTTCTTTTATGTCCTCTCCAGTTACGAGTTCTGTGTTGGAGGAGTGCTCTTGTCTTTTGAACACTTAATAGGCAGGGGGATTCTCTCAATCTGActtctttgtttaattttaaaattttacttgcttttgaaaaatgcattgcATCCCTGTTTAAGCAGTAATTCTGATTGAAAAGGAAGTTGAAAGTGCATTGAACCTGCACTTACTTTTTGATAGGCAGGTAAGAGTAACATGGACTAGCTGAAGAATGCTGTGAAATACATTGAGTAAACCGCAAGGCTTTTTCTTGCCAGCTTTTTGGAACTCTAATCTTTAAGCAGGAAGTATAAATTTAATAATCTCCTAAACTTTTAGGTGAGCATGACTTTTCAGATTGCCAGATTGAGCTGTTCCAGAGAGGACTCGTAAACACTGACATTGTTTGTATCTTGCAGGTGCGATGGTTGTGAAGCGGTTCTTTTAGGAATTGAGCAGCAAGTACTTAGAGCCAACCAATACAAAGAGAACCATCACCGAACTCAGCAGCAGGTAGAGATGGAGGTGGGTAGAGAGTCACTTCATACTGGTCTATCCTTTTTGATAAATGTTtgtttactgaagaaaataagcTGGTAACACCTGGTTAATGGTCATGGCTTCTCTGAAGTAGGCTAGCAATCATGCAAATCAGATGTGGTGGTTTGGGGTAGGAAGAAAACACATCTGCTTCTGTTTGCTAGTAACACCACAAACATCAAACTTGCCCACTCTGAGCAGGTTGGtacttttctttataaatttttTATAAATTTAGGCTAGGTGGCTGCACTAGCTGTGGTTTCCTGAATTGATTTGTTAGGAAAAGTGTGCTTTTAACACAGAGCTTTGATGCAATTCTGTTCCTTTTGTAcaaggcaggaaggaaaaaacagttctttttgttttaaacctgaaAGTGTAATTAACAAAATCTCTCGAGTCTCATTGCTTTTGCAAAAAGTGCTCTCAACAACTTCCTTTGGGATCTTTCTGTTGGGGTCAAGTTGAGCACCCAGACAGGGCTTTGACATGCTGTCTTCAGCAGCGTGACCTGGGAGcgctcctgcctctgctccataTGCAGTTAGGCAGTAGATGGCAGCACGGGCACACGATTTTAGCCCCTGCTGATGTGTATTTACTTGTGAGAACAAATCTTGGCTAATACAGCTGTAAAGGTGAAAATGGTCCTCCCGAGACACTTGCTCAGGGTTTATTTCTTGCAGAGTGCTGCATCCCTGCAGGTTTATGTTTGCCTTCTGAAGCAGCATATGCTTGGCGGCTTGATTGGCATCCATAGTGCATTTGGTTTGCCAGATGCCTTTGCCGTGGGTTGGCACACCTGACTCCTAAACTTGTTTTGgcctgtgtttttttgttttgttttttttttaaggtttgctCGTTGTATTTCTGGTGAGCCCTACAGGGTTCCAGGGGACAGTGTGGTGCCTGGTGCTGTATCTCTCCTTTTCAGCTAGAGTAGCAGAAGCTTT
The Harpia harpyja isolate bHarHar1 chromosome 12, bHarHar1 primary haplotype, whole genome shotgun sequence genome window above contains:
- the COPS7B gene encoding COP9 signalosome complex subunit 7b isoform X2 → MAGEQKPSCNLLEQFILLAKGTSGSALTALINQVLEAPGVYVFGELLELTNVRELAEGSNAAYFQLLNLFAYGTYPDYVANKDNLPELTVTQKNKLKHLTIVSLASRMKCIPYSVLLKDLDMRNLRELEDLIIEAVYTDIIQGKLDQRNQVLEVDFCIGRDIQKKDISNIVKTLQEWCDGCEAVLLGIEQQVLRANQYKENHHRTQQQVEMESF
- the COPS7B gene encoding COP9 signalosome complex subunit 7b isoform X1, with the translated sequence MAGEQKPSCNLLEQFILLAKGTSGSALTALINQVLEAPGVYVFGELLELTNVRELAEGSNAAYFQLLNLFAYGTYPDYVANKDNLPELTVTQKNKLKHLTIVSLASRMKCIPYSVLLKDLDMRNLRELEDLIIEAVYTDIIQGKLDQRNQVLEVDFCIGRDIQKKDISNIVKTLQEWCDGCEAVLLGIEQQVLRANQYKENHHRTQQQVEMEVTNIKKTLKATASSSAQEMEQQLVERECPPHTEQRQPTKKMSKVKGLVSSRH